From Pseudodesulfovibrio sp. S3, the proteins below share one genomic window:
- the gabT gene encoding 4-aminobutyrate--2-oxoglutarate transaminase produces MKTKALLERREKAVPRGVTNITSIFADSAKGATITDVEGREYIDFASGIGVNNIGHCHPKVVAAIREQAGKLLHSCYHVVQYEGYVALAERLNKLTPGDFEKKTVLLNSGAEAVENAVKIARHATGRPAVIASGSGFHGRTLLAASLTAKVMPYKAGFGPYAPEIYRIPFAYCYRCPVGCSYPNCNIACADLLKKRFVDLVDPASVAAVILEPVAGEGGFLVPPKEYFPRIKEICEEFGILLIIDEVQTGICRTGTMFAIEQWDVVPDLLTSAKSLGGGMPISAVTGRAELMDAPQVGGLGGTYGGNPVSCAAALAAVDVAENENLAQRSRELGAKVRTAFEDWARKFDCIGDIRGLGSMLALELVHDRKEKTVAPDLAKAMVAECQKNGLIILSCGNGGNVIRTLMPLVSTDQELERGLNIMEAAFASVTQG; encoded by the coding sequence ATGAAAACAAAAGCTTTGCTTGAACGGCGTGAAAAGGCAGTCCCTCGCGGGGTCACCAACATTACTTCCATATTTGCAGACAGCGCGAAAGGCGCCACCATCACGGATGTCGAAGGCAGGGAGTATATCGATTTCGCCAGCGGCATCGGCGTGAACAACATCGGCCATTGCCATCCCAAGGTTGTCGCCGCCATACGGGAACAGGCCGGAAAACTCCTTCATTCCTGTTATCACGTCGTCCAATATGAAGGATACGTGGCCCTGGCTGAAAGGCTCAACAAGCTGACCCCCGGCGACTTCGAGAAAAAGACCGTGTTGTTGAATTCCGGGGCTGAAGCCGTGGAGAATGCGGTCAAGATCGCCCGGCACGCCACCGGTCGCCCGGCCGTAATAGCCTCCGGCTCAGGCTTCCACGGGCGCACCCTGCTGGCCGCCAGCCTGACCGCCAAAGTCATGCCGTACAAAGCGGGCTTTGGCCCCTATGCGCCTGAAATATACCGCATCCCATTCGCCTACTGCTACCGCTGTCCTGTCGGGTGTTCCTACCCGAACTGCAACATTGCCTGTGCCGATCTGCTCAAGAAGCGGTTCGTTGACCTGGTAGACCCGGCCAGCGTGGCAGCCGTGATTTTGGAACCCGTGGCCGGAGAAGGCGGCTTCCTGGTCCCCCCCAAGGAGTACTTCCCGCGCATCAAGGAAATCTGCGAGGAATTCGGCATCCTGCTGATCATCGACGAAGTCCAGACCGGCATCTGCCGCACCGGCACCATGTTCGCCATCGAACAATGGGATGTGGTTCCCGACCTGTTGACCTCGGCCAAGTCCCTGGGAGGCGGCATGCCCATCTCGGCAGTCACCGGCCGCGCCGAACTGATGGACGCACCGCAGGTCGGCGGTCTCGGCGGCACTTACGGCGGCAACCCGGTGAGCTGCGCAGCCGCACTGGCGGCAGTGGACGTGGCTGAAAACGAGAACCTGGCCCAACGGTCCAGGGAACTCGGCGCAAAGGTCAGAACCGCCTTCGAGGACTGGGCCAGGAAATTCGACTGTATCGGCGACATCCGGGGACTCGGCTCCATGCTCGCCCTGGAACTGGTCCATGACCGCAAGGAAAAGACCGTGGCCCCGGACCTGGCCAAGGCCATGGTTGCCGAATGCCAGAAGAACGGCCTCATCATCCTTTCCTGCGGCAACGGCGGCAACGTCATCCGCACGCTCATGCCGCTGGTCTCCACCGACCAGGAACTTGAGCGCGGACTGAACATCATGGAAGCCGCCTTTGCTTCCGTGACGCAAGGATAA
- a CDS encoding sigma 54-interacting transcriptional regulator, producing the protein MQEKLPVDIPFHSILNHLDVPVIVVDTSRLVVYATPSAEKTFDYEPGKMHGTDLIRVVPGMDIERTGEMQFEHATAGAFRVSVTPIRVDGTTVGNILSIHTETGTTPVEQTDAYKKLTEYMEAVFHASSDGIWLTDGKGVVLNVNNASESLNSISAVDVVGKHVKDLVRDGIIDRSATLEVLKKKRRVSILQHVTKTGRQLIVTGTPTFDEKGRIRLIVLNERDITDLNEMRTTLAQTRKAKEKAEAELTGMSLMELKKGYVVAESPAMRKAMATAQKLAQFETSEILLMGDSGTGKGLLAKFIHDSSPRRGKPFIQVNCATLPETLFEAELFGYEKGAFTGASEQGKSGLFELAAGGTFFLDEVGEIPLEMQAKLLNCLDDHEYYPLGASKPRRMDCIIVAATNRDLAAQVKKQAFRRDLLYRLNTFTVYIPPLKKRPEDVFELVNHYLKQFNAAFRTSKRIGPIGMRLLQKYPFPGNVRELIGIIKKAVVICEEEVLDQYLEDLFDFNDNTDSGTGTLAEEISKIERKMLIQAMDECKSTREMAEYLGTSQPTVVRKMQRHKLSTS; encoded by the coding sequence ATGCAGGAAAAGCTTCCCGTAGACATCCCATTCCATTCGATACTGAACCATCTGGATGTACCAGTCATTGTTGTGGATACTTCACGGCTTGTCGTGTACGCCACTCCAAGTGCGGAAAAGACGTTCGATTACGAGCCAGGCAAAATGCATGGCACGGACCTGATTCGGGTAGTGCCGGGAATGGATATCGAGCGGACCGGAGAAATGCAGTTCGAACACGCGACTGCCGGTGCCTTCCGGGTGTCCGTCACCCCTATCCGAGTCGATGGCACAACTGTCGGCAATATTCTCTCCATCCACACTGAAACAGGGACGACCCCGGTCGAACAAACCGACGCCTACAAGAAATTGACCGAATATATGGAAGCGGTTTTCCATGCGTCCAGCGATGGCATCTGGCTCACGGACGGCAAAGGAGTGGTGCTGAACGTCAACAACGCTTCAGAAAGCCTCAATTCCATTTCGGCCGTGGATGTCGTGGGCAAGCATGTGAAGGATCTGGTCAGGGACGGCATCATTGACCGGTCCGCCACCTTGGAAGTTCTCAAAAAGAAACGCAGGGTGTCGATCCTTCAGCATGTGACCAAGACAGGACGACAACTCATCGTCACCGGCACTCCGACTTTCGATGAAAAAGGCAGGATTCGTCTGATCGTGCTGAACGAAAGGGACATAACCGACCTCAACGAAATGCGCACCACCCTGGCCCAAACGAGAAAGGCCAAGGAAAAGGCTGAGGCGGAACTGACGGGCATGTCGCTCATGGAATTGAAAAAAGGCTATGTGGTGGCCGAAAGTCCGGCCATGCGCAAAGCAATGGCAACGGCCCAGAAACTCGCTCAGTTCGAGACATCGGAAATCCTGCTCATGGGAGACTCCGGCACCGGCAAGGGCTTGCTGGCCAAATTCATCCACGACAGCAGCCCCCGTCGCGGCAAGCCGTTCATCCAGGTCAACTGCGCAACCCTGCCTGAAACCCTGTTCGAGGCCGAATTGTTCGGCTATGAAAAAGGCGCATTCACCGGTGCTTCCGAACAGGGCAAATCAGGACTGTTCGAATTGGCCGCCGGCGGGACGTTTTTCCTGGACGAGGTGGGGGAAATCCCTTTGGAAATGCAGGCCAAACTCCTCAATTGCCTGGATGACCACGAATACTATCCCCTGGGGGCAAGCAAACCCAGGCGTATGGACTGTATCATCGTGGCAGCCACCAACCGGGATCTGGCGGCCCAGGTCAAGAAACAGGCGTTTCGCCGCGACCTGCTCTACCGCCTGAACACCTTCACCGTATACATCCCCCCTCTCAAGAAACGGCCGGAAGATGTCTTCGAACTGGTCAATCACTATCTCAAGCAGTTCAACGCCGCTTTCCGCACCAGCAAACGGATAGGTCCGATCGGCATGAGGCTGCTGCAAAAATATCCCTTTCCCGGAAACGTCCGGGAGCTCATCGGCATCATCAAAAAGGCCGTGGTCATTTGCGAGGAAGAAGTACTCGACCAGTATTTGGAAGACCTCTTCGACTTCAACGACAATACGGATTCGGGAACCGGCACCCTGGCCGAGGAAATCTCCAAGATTGAACGAAAAATGCTCATCCAGGCCATGGACGAATGCAAGAGCACCCGTGAAATGGCCGAATATCTCGGCACCAGCCAACCCACAGTCGTCCGAAAGATGCAGCGCCACAAGCTCAGCACATCATGA
- a CDS encoding transporter substrate-binding domain-containing protein, with protein sequence MQAIVYPPLVYSEDGRLYGVATEMVVEIQKLIGDDSKLVEAPWLRAYEQTQRGPKQAMFAIVRIPEREALFKWVGPIFGEGDFFFKRQGSPLKVDSLDDVRKVKRIGVRKDGYTHQTLASNGFTNLDVGPTYASSYRKLVDGRIDLVLMGERTYYYMVKNVGLNPADFERTNVKYGDSSAWLAFSSDVSDESIVQWQEALDTLKANGTYKEILDRNFKQ encoded by the coding sequence ATGCAGGCCATTGTCTATCCTCCTCTGGTCTATTCCGAAGACGGCAGGCTTTACGGCGTGGCCACGGAAATGGTTGTGGAAATACAGAAATTGATCGGAGACGACAGCAAGTTGGTGGAAGCCCCATGGCTGCGGGCTTACGAGCAGACCCAGCGTGGGCCTAAGCAGGCCATGTTTGCCATTGTGCGAATTCCCGAGCGGGAAGCGTTGTTCAAATGGGTTGGCCCGATCTTCGGAGAAGGCGATTTTTTTTTCAAGCGCCAGGGCAGTCCCCTAAAGGTCGACTCACTGGATGATGTCCGGAAAGTGAAGCGAATCGGAGTGCGCAAGGACGGCTACACCCATCAGACCCTTGCATCCAATGGATTTACCAATCTCGATGTGGGGCCGACCTATGCATCGAGCTACAGGAAGCTGGTCGATGGCCGTATCGACCTCGTGCTAATGGGCGAGCGCACCTATTATTATATGGTGAAGAATGTGGGCCTTAATCCCGCAGATTTCGAGCGTACCAACGTCAAATACGGCGATTCCTCCGCATGGCTGGCATTTTCCTCTGACGTCTCGGACGAAAGCATCGTCCAATGGCAGGAAGCCTTGGATACCCTCAAGGCAAACGGGACATACAAGGAAATACTGGACAGGAATTTCAAGCAGTAG
- a CDS encoding methyl-accepting chemotaxis protein, which produces MYTAIVVSKTETISIDSAKEIAEEMANRYGNQIKGDIEKALDASVTTAAVIEGMVKDRTLIDRTIIDEIQKQVLLSDESFYGIQACFEPNALDGKDADFHATGDPMWEHMGGAYGNYWWHESGGLKVVNLTKYDYANTRMWYKGPRDRNGPFLTEPYYTEVAKTNMSTISVPVRDGGKFIGIVGIDFVLSAFQKMVDGIKPMGTGYAFISSNKGYCVAHPDGTVVGKSITEAFPAELKSSLISSLETGKKFEAFIKSPLDDIEYLFLLQPILIRGTDTPWSIGIAIPKAKIYEDADAFLYLSIILTVAAILLVVVVVFLLVRAITSSLVKAVDFAKEIASGNLMARLDIDQKDEIGVMASTLADMGGKLRSVVGDVRSVTDNVASGSDELSSTSMALSQGATEQAASIEEVSSSMEEMASNISQNAENAAQTQILADGAAKQAEDSGKAVSEAVTAMREIADKISIIEEIARQTNLLALNAAIEAARAGEHGKGFAVVAAEVRKLAERSGLAAGEISLLATESVDVADRAGELLGKLVPDIQRTAELVEEITTASNEQNSGASQINLAIQQLDSVVQQNAAASEEMSSTSSQLSSQATQLQDTVSFFNLGDAGHRKQVVATRKPAKALAASKPTSKPTAKQSSPKRSAGIALEMDKDEEFERF; this is translated from the coding sequence GTGTATACTGCTATCGTTGTTTCGAAAACGGAAACGATATCCATTGATTCCGCCAAGGAAATTGCCGAAGAAATGGCGAACAGATATGGAAATCAGATAAAGGGCGACATTGAAAAAGCTCTTGATGCCAGCGTCACTACCGCCGCCGTAATCGAGGGGATGGTCAAGGACCGCACACTTATTGACCGCACGATCATCGATGAAATCCAGAAACAGGTGCTGTTGTCGGACGAATCGTTTTATGGAATCCAGGCCTGTTTCGAACCCAACGCCCTGGATGGCAAGGACGCGGATTTCCATGCCACCGGTGATCCCATGTGGGAGCACATGGGAGGTGCTTACGGAAATTACTGGTGGCACGAGAGCGGCGGGTTGAAAGTCGTTAACCTGACCAAGTACGACTATGCGAACACCCGAATGTGGTACAAGGGCCCTCGTGACAGGAATGGTCCATTTCTGACCGAGCCATATTACACGGAAGTCGCCAAGACAAATATGTCCACCATCAGCGTTCCCGTTCGGGATGGCGGCAAGTTTATCGGCATCGTCGGCATTGACTTCGTTTTGAGCGCTTTCCAGAAAATGGTGGATGGCATCAAACCCATGGGTACAGGGTACGCATTCATTTCTTCCAACAAGGGATATTGTGTTGCGCACCCTGACGGTACCGTTGTCGGTAAAAGTATCACCGAAGCCTTTCCCGCCGAGTTGAAATCGAGCCTCATATCCTCCCTGGAGACCGGAAAGAAGTTCGAAGCGTTCATAAAATCTCCCCTTGATGACATAGAATATTTGTTCCTGCTTCAGCCTATTCTGATACGAGGTACAGATACTCCCTGGTCCATCGGTATAGCCATACCCAAAGCCAAGATTTATGAGGACGCTGATGCCTTCCTCTATTTGAGTATCATTTTGACTGTCGCGGCCATTCTCCTGGTTGTTGTCGTTGTTTTCCTGCTCGTCAGGGCCATTACCAGTTCTCTTGTCAAGGCCGTTGACTTCGCCAAGGAGATTGCTTCCGGCAATCTTATGGCTCGTCTTGATATCGACCAGAAAGACGAGATCGGTGTCATGGCTTCGACCCTTGCAGATATGGGGGGTAAACTCAGGAGCGTTGTGGGTGATGTCCGAAGTGTTACAGATAACGTTGCTTCCGGTTCCGACGAGCTGTCATCCACTTCAATGGCATTGTCCCAAGGTGCCACGGAACAGGCGGCCTCCATTGAGGAAGTCTCCTCCAGCATGGAAGAAATGGCTTCCAATATCAGTCAGAATGCAGAAAATGCCGCCCAGACTCAGATTCTGGCCGACGGAGCCGCCAAGCAGGCTGAGGATAGTGGAAAGGCTGTATCCGAAGCTGTTACCGCCATGCGTGAAATCGCCGACAAGATTAGTATCATCGAGGAAATTGCCAGGCAGACCAACCTGCTCGCCCTGAACGCCGCCATTGAGGCCGCTCGTGCGGGCGAACATGGCAAGGGATTTGCTGTTGTTGCGGCGGAAGTCAGGAAACTGGCGGAACGGTCCGGGCTTGCGGCTGGCGAAATAAGCCTGCTGGCGACCGAGAGCGTGGATGTGGCGGACAGGGCCGGTGAACTGCTCGGCAAACTGGTCCCGGACATTCAGCGTACCGCGGAACTGGTCGAGGAGATCACCACCGCAAGTAATGAACAGAACAGCGGAGCTTCTCAGATCAATTTGGCGATCCAACAGCTCGACAGCGTTGTCCAGCAAAACGCCGCAGCTTCCGAAGAGATGTCTTCAACTTCGAGTCAGTTGTCCAGTCAGGCAACGCAACTCCAGGATACCGTATCCTTCTTCAATCTTGGAGATGCGGGGCACCGCAAGCAGGTGGTCGCCACCAGAAAACCAGCCAAGGCATTGGCTGCGTCCAAACCGACCTCCAAGCCGACCGCTAAACAGTCTTCGCCGAAACGCTCGGCAGGAATCGCGCTCGAGATGGACAAGGACGAAGAGTTTGAACGATTCTAG
- a CDS encoding RHS repeat-associated core domain-containing protein: protein MSVFEMRLKHDRNGRIVEKIETVADRPVVWKYAYDKAGRLFEAHLDNRLICQCWYDREGRRQRDYFPATVGSGYRDYRYTLDNRLMSAGNNGYTHDDNGFRSIWSNGGTYHLYEYAPDYRLLKMEVENRGRVYAYRHDEDGRRAAKYFNGQLVEAYRWIDFVRLGAFHDGRMGYEFGYGADERLPSAMRRGDGGVFTLHYDQVGSLRVVADADGDVIKEVLYDPFGGIIEDTNPGLRVPIGFAGGLHDRDLGFVRFGWRDYDPFTGRWTAPDPIGDRGGDPDWYGYCLDDPVNANDPRGLLPILLPLVAGMAGATAISATGSYLAAKAADWFGKKTDKDYGTDKPTATEGVHDAMDKVIGINSGIVGAAGAAKAAPAAVAAAMQHPDKLAAGSKAASDFASGALEPGPPPASWPGYWGSGTRKAYDEYNDWRKKK from the coding sequence ATGAGCGTATTTGAAATGAGGCTGAAGCACGACCGGAACGGTCGAATCGTGGAGAAAATCGAAACCGTGGCCGATCGACCCGTTGTTTGGAAGTATGCCTACGACAAGGCCGGGAGGCTCTTCGAGGCGCACCTGGACAACCGGCTCATCTGCCAGTGCTGGTACGACCGGGAAGGCCGCCGACAGCGGGATTACTTCCCTGCCACCGTGGGATCCGGCTATCGCGATTATCGCTATACTCTGGACAACCGGCTTATGAGCGCTGGCAACAACGGGTACACGCACGACGACAACGGGTTCCGTTCCATCTGGTCGAACGGTGGCACGTACCACCTGTACGAGTACGCGCCGGACTACCGGCTGCTCAAGATGGAGGTGGAGAACCGGGGCCGCGTCTACGCCTACCGCCACGACGAGGACGGCAGGCGGGCCGCCAAGTATTTCAACGGCCAACTCGTCGAGGCCTACCGGTGGATCGACTTCGTCCGGCTCGGCGCGTTTCACGACGGGCGCATGGGCTACGAGTTCGGGTACGGGGCCGACGAGCGGCTGCCCTCGGCCATGCGGCGCGGGGACGGGGGCGTATTCACCCTGCACTATGACCAGGTCGGCTCCCTACGCGTGGTTGCCGACGCGGACGGCGACGTGATAAAGGAAGTCCTCTACGATCCCTTCGGTGGGATCATCGAGGACACCAATCCGGGCCTGCGCGTGCCCATCGGCTTTGCAGGCGGCCTGCATGACCGGGACCTGGGCTTTGTCCGCTTCGGTTGGCGGGACTACGACCCCTTCACCGGCAGGTGGACCGCGCCCGATCCCATCGGGGACAGGGGCGGCGACCCGGACTGGTATGGGTACTGCTTGGATGATCCGGTCAATGCCAACGATCCGAGAGGACTACTGCCGATTCTCCTGCCCTTGGTGGCAGGCATGGCAGGCGCGACCGCCATCAGTGCCACCGGATCGTACCTGGCGGCCAAGGCTGCGGATTGGTTCGGCAAGAAGACCGACAAGGATTACGGCACGGACAAGCCCACGGCCACCGAGGGCGTCCATGATGCCATGGACAAGGTGATCGGGATCAATTCCGGCATTGTCGGCGCGGCAGGTGCGGCAAAGGCGGCTCCTGCGGCTGTGGCGGCTGCGATGCAGCATCCGGATAAGTTGGCGGCGGGCTCGAAAGCTGCGTCAGACTTTGCCTCCGGTGCTTTGGAGCCGGGACCGCCTCCTGCGTCTTGGCCTGGCTATTGGGGCAGCGGGACACGTAAAGCGTATGATGAGTATAACGATTGGAGAAAGAAGAAATAA
- a CDS encoding glycosyltransferase has translation MTKSMPATKTQFEWRVNRTLDEAPVVFLGLGPEPNKLPEWFDLPNEEIYYYLESQDFIDQVDGWEQLVPTNFERITPEEFTIESSSNAHVTRYLPVQKAFPSFFAPLTARLSLHSGTRPRLNKTVWLPTGDDDLLVKELAHAFRARGYSVTLIDHEALGKYPGSTLPDLLQQGVPDLFFSVNFKGLDHFGLGHAILREAGVQVAVWLVDNPFNILTTVKSAYWKDIRLFVTDHSFIGPLIEIEARWVTHLPLATSRDIFEASGTLPDHATGLEGHLIFVGRSRFPKMDQFFAGETIDSTDVDEVLSDSGSTRFDYHWWRERLGITPLWPGNQGRAVGAGTEFASHNWKRRCLESAGKVIIFGDDGWKGIKNADVRPFVDYYAHLPAIYRTAAVTLNVTGMQLPAGLTQRHFDVWCAGGFLITDAHPGLKIFPDELVAPVSFTRPDEIHDLVIRFREDTKAKQELRRAWQECIQQNHTYLNRVDTVLTALSL, from the coding sequence ATGACCAAATCCATGCCCGCCACCAAAACTCAATTCGAGTGGCGCGTCAACCGGACTCTTGACGAGGCCCCTGTGGTCTTTCTCGGGCTTGGACCGGAGCCGAACAAGCTCCCGGAATGGTTTGATTTACCAAACGAGGAAATCTACTATTACCTTGAGAGTCAGGACTTCATTGACCAGGTGGACGGATGGGAGCAACTCGTCCCGACGAATTTCGAACGCATCACCCCCGAAGAGTTCACCATCGAATCTTCAAGCAATGCCCATGTAACCCGCTACCTGCCGGTGCAGAAAGCCTTCCCGTCATTCTTTGCCCCGCTCACGGCACGGCTCTCGCTCCACAGCGGCACCCGCCCCCGGTTGAACAAGACCGTCTGGCTGCCCACGGGCGACGACGACCTTTTGGTCAAGGAATTGGCCCATGCATTCAGGGCCAGGGGATACTCGGTGACCCTGATCGACCACGAAGCCTTGGGAAAATATCCGGGCAGCACCCTGCCAGACCTGTTGCAGCAAGGCGTGCCCGACCTTTTTTTCTCAGTCAACTTCAAGGGGCTGGACCACTTCGGCCTGGGCCATGCCATTCTGCGCGAAGCCGGGGTCCAGGTGGCTGTCTGGCTGGTGGACAACCCGTTCAATATACTGACCACGGTCAAATCCGCCTACTGGAAAGACATCCGTCTCTTTGTCACGGACCACAGTTTCATCGGCCCACTCATCGAGATTGAAGCCCGCTGGGTGACGCACCTGCCGTTGGCCACATCGCGTGACATCTTCGAGGCCTCCGGCACCCTTCCGGACCACGCCACTGGATTGGAGGGCCATCTGATCTTTGTGGGCCGTTCCCGATTCCCGAAGATGGACCAATTCTTTGCCGGAGAAACCATAGACAGCACTGATGTGGACGAAGTCCTAAGCGACAGCGGGTCCACGCGATTCGACTACCACTGGTGGCGGGAACGGCTGGGCATTACCCCGCTCTGGCCGGGCAACCAGGGCCGGGCCGTGGGTGCAGGCACGGAATTCGCCTCACACAACTGGAAACGGCGCTGCCTGGAGTCGGCCGGCAAGGTCATCATCTTCGGCGACGACGGCTGGAAAGGCATCAAAAACGCGGACGTGCGCCCCTTTGTGGACTACTACGCCCACCTGCCCGCCATCTACCGGACCGCAGCGGTCACCCTGAATGTCACAGGTATGCAGCTCCCTGCCGGACTGACCCAACGCCACTTCGACGTCTGGTGCGCGGGCGGCTTTCTCATCACCGATGCCCACCCCGGCCTCAAAATTTTCCCAGACGAACTGGTCGCCCCTGTCTCTTTCACCCGGCCCGACGAAATACACGACCTGGTCATCCGTTTTCGCGAAGACACCAAAGCCAAACAGGAGCTGCGCCGAGCCTGGCAGGAATGCATCCAACAGAATCACACCTACCTGAACCGTGTGGATACCGTACTCACGGCCTTGAGCCTCTGA
- a CDS encoding RlmE family RNA methyltransferase — protein MKQYQDKYFKRAKKENYAARSVYKLKEMDKKFHIFKRGQTVLDLGAAPGSWTQFAGEKVGREGRVLSVDIQETRHAFEDNITFLQADVFSDSPELLEAMEPLMPFDVIISDMAPKTTGIKFADQANSLELCQRAFEVALKYLKKGGNFAVKIFEGGEIGDYRNMVRPYFNTLKNFKPHSSRAESKEIFIVALGFKGVDG, from the coding sequence ATGAAACAATATCAGGACAAATACTTCAAACGGGCCAAAAAGGAAAACTACGCCGCCCGCTCGGTCTACAAACTCAAGGAGATGGATAAAAAATTCCACATCTTCAAGAGGGGCCAGACCGTGCTTGACCTGGGCGCAGCCCCCGGTTCCTGGACTCAGTTCGCCGGGGAAAAGGTCGGCAGGGAAGGCCGAGTCCTCAGTGTGGACATTCAGGAAACCCGGCATGCCTTTGAGGACAACATCACCTTCTTGCAGGCAGACGTGTTCTCGGACTCGCCGGAATTGCTGGAGGCCATGGAGCCGCTCATGCCTTTTGATGTCATTATCAGCGATATGGCCCCCAAGACAACCGGAATAAAATTCGCGGATCAGGCCAACTCCCTGGAACTGTGCCAACGGGCCTTTGAGGTGGCGTTGAAATACCTCAAAAAGGGCGGGAATTTTGCGGTCAAGATTTTTGAGGGCGGCGAGATCGGGGATTATCGCAACATGGTCAGGCCGTACTTCAATACATTGAAAAATTTCAAACCCCACAGCTCCCGTGCCGAAAGCAAAGAGATATTTATCGTGGCACTTGGCTTTAAGGGCGTTGACGGGTAG
- a CDS encoding YebC/PmpR family DNA-binding transcriptional regulator: protein MAGHSKWANIQHRKGRQDAKKAKFFTKAAKDIILAAKAGGGNPEDNSTLRLAIQKAKQVNLPKDKIDNAIKKGTGELAGGDLFETMYEGYGPGGVAMLVEVATDNKNRTVAEIRHAFTKHNGNMAENGAVSYMFNRKGVIVFNKDKYTEDELMEVGLEAGAEDIIDDGESFTVHTEPNDFMAVQQAFTEAGMEFESAEFNQVPENLIPVDAATGKKVMTLFDALDDNEDTQNVYMNADFPDGMFDDED from the coding sequence ATGGCCGGACATAGTAAATGGGCTAACATTCAGCATCGCAAGGGGCGTCAGGACGCCAAAAAAGCGAAATTTTTCACCAAGGCAGCCAAGGATATCATCCTGGCAGCCAAGGCTGGCGGCGGCAACCCCGAAGACAACTCCACGTTGCGCCTGGCCATTCAGAAGGCCAAGCAGGTCAACCTTCCCAAGGACAAGATCGACAACGCCATCAAGAAGGGTACCGGCGAATTGGCCGGCGGCGATCTGTTCGAGACCATGTACGAGGGATACGGTCCCGGCGGCGTGGCCATGCTCGTGGAAGTCGCCACGGACAACAAGAACCGCACAGTGGCTGAAATCCGTCACGCCTTCACCAAGCATAACGGCAACATGGCTGAAAACGGCGCGGTCTCGTACATGTTCAACCGCAAGGGCGTCATTGTCTTCAACAAGGACAAGTACACCGAAGACGAACTGATGGAAGTCGGCCTCGAAGCCGGTGCCGAAGATATCATCGATGACGGCGAGTCCTTCACCGTGCATACCGAACCCAACGATTTCATGGCTGTCCAGCAGGCATTCACGGAAGCCGGGATGGAGTTCGAATCCGCCGAATTCAACCAGGTCCCCGAAAATCTCATTCCCGTGGATGCAGCCACAGGCAAGAAGGTCATGACCCTGTTCGATGCGCTGGACGACAACGAAGACACCCAGAACGTCTATATGAATGCCGATTTCCCCGACGGCATGTTTGACGACGAAGACTAG
- the ruvC gene encoding crossover junction endodeoxyribonuclease RuvC, translating into MAEGLVVLGLDPGTRVTGYGFVREISGQAELVATGTIRTPVKKDMATRMGVIFEQLQVLIRQHCPVEAAIENVFVSKNPSSALKLGQARGVCMAACAVNGISMGEYEPTKVKKNLVGVGSAPKSQVAFMVANCLGLKKPDWPEDASDALAVAICHLNERRMRKLTGM; encoded by the coding sequence ATGGCGGAAGGCCTGGTCGTCCTCGGTCTGGACCCCGGAACGCGGGTGACGGGCTACGGTTTTGTCCGGGAGATTTCCGGTCAGGCAGAACTGGTGGCCACCGGTACCATCCGCACCCCGGTGAAAAAGGATATGGCGACCCGCATGGGCGTCATATTCGAGCAGCTGCAGGTTCTTATCCGGCAGCATTGCCCGGTCGAGGCTGCCATCGAAAATGTATTCGTATCAAAAAACCCCTCGTCAGCCCTCAAGCTCGGGCAGGCGAGGGGGGTCTGTATGGCCGCCTGTGCCGTCAACGGTATCTCCATGGGTGAATACGAGCCTACCAAGGTCAAGAAGAACCTGGTCGGCGTGGGCAGTGCGCCCAAGTCCCAGGTCGCTTTCATGGTTGCCAACTGCCTGGGGCTGAAAAAACCGGACTGGCCCGAAGACGCCTCTGACGCATTGGCCGTGGCCATCTGCCATCTGAACGAACGGCGGATGCGCAAGCTGACCGGCATGTGA